The Brockia lithotrophica genome window below encodes:
- the nuoL gene encoding NADH-quinone oxidoreductase subunit L: MDLLGLGYLVVLAPLASFALLLAFGPSLGRRAHFVGIAATLFSAGAATLLLVRFLQEGPVVGPRLTWLTLGDLVVDVRFEVSALSAIMLLTVSLVSFLVHVYSVGYMEGDPRYPVFYTHLSLFTFGMLALVFSANMLARYLFWEIVGLASFLLIGFWFEKPAAREAAKKAFLVTRVGDVGFFAALLFIFAYVKSFDDADLFAAVSGGVIPDWALTAIALLLFLGAVGKSGQFPLHVWLPDAMEGPTPVSALIHAATMVAAGVYLVAAAYPVFLAAPYALDVVAWVGAFTALFAGTMGLAEYDIKRVLAYSTISQLGHMTLALGVGAYVAGLFHLTAHAYFKALLFLAAGSIIHATGTQDIREMGGLLRRLPRTSIAFLAGALALVGIPPFAGFFSKEFILERTLEANPALYGMGLAAAFVTALYVGRLVGYVFFGENRTPHGVHESPPVMLVPLYVLTAFALGYGFLETPWAPLLSRFFASDGTVSEIHPPVFGLDVLLGVSVGLLGLLVGGYAVLQGTRLAPWGRFTRPVFQVLARRYYIDDFYHIVFVQGAVALGRAAQAIQTFVVEGTVALVVLGTEALARLGSAVQNGRVQTYGAVATLGIALLLFLALWKGGLW, translated from the coding sequence GTGGACCTCCTCGGCTTAGGGTATCTGGTCGTCCTCGCACCGCTCGCGTCGTTCGCCCTTCTCCTCGCCTTCGGCCCCTCGCTCGGCCGTCGCGCCCATTTCGTGGGGATCGCGGCCACCCTTTTCTCCGCCGGGGCCGCCACGCTCCTCCTCGTTCGCTTCTTGCAAGAGGGGCCGGTGGTCGGGCCGCGGCTTACGTGGCTCACCTTGGGCGATCTCGTCGTCGACGTGCGCTTCGAAGTGAGCGCCCTGAGCGCGATCATGCTCCTCACCGTTTCTCTCGTGAGCTTCCTCGTACACGTGTATTCGGTTGGGTACATGGAGGGCGATCCTCGGTATCCCGTCTTTTACACGCACTTGAGCCTCTTCACCTTTGGGATGCTCGCCCTTGTGTTTTCTGCCAACATGCTCGCCCGTTACCTCTTTTGGGAAATCGTGGGTCTCGCCTCTTTCCTGCTCATCGGGTTTTGGTTTGAAAAGCCTGCTGCGCGGGAGGCCGCGAAAAAGGCCTTCCTCGTCACGCGCGTAGGCGACGTCGGCTTTTTTGCCGCGTTGCTCTTCATCTTTGCCTACGTGAAGAGCTTCGACGACGCCGACCTCTTTGCCGCCGTATCGGGAGGGGTGATTCCCGATTGGGCCCTTACGGCCATCGCCCTCCTTCTCTTCCTCGGGGCGGTAGGGAAGTCCGGGCAGTTCCCCCTTCACGTGTGGCTGCCGGATGCCATGGAGGGTCCGACGCCGGTTTCCGCACTCATTCACGCGGCCACGATGGTCGCCGCCGGGGTGTACCTCGTCGCCGCCGCCTACCCCGTATTCCTCGCGGCCCCCTACGCCCTCGATGTCGTCGCCTGGGTTGGGGCCTTTACCGCCCTGTTTGCCGGGACGATGGGTTTGGCGGAGTACGACATCAAGCGAGTCTTGGCCTATTCGACGATCAGCCAACTTGGACACATGACGCTCGCCCTGGGCGTCGGGGCGTACGTCGCGGGGCTCTTCCACCTCACGGCCCACGCGTACTTTAAGGCGCTCCTCTTCCTCGCCGCCGGGAGCATCATCCACGCCACGGGGACGCAGGACATTCGCGAGATGGGCGGCCTCCTTCGTCGCCTGCCGCGAACGAGTATCGCCTTTTTGGCCGGCGCGCTTGCCCTCGTGGGCATTCCTCCGTTTGCCGGGTTCTTCTCCAAGGAGTTCATCCTCGAGCGTACGTTGGAGGCCAACCCCGCCCTGTACGGCATGGGGCTGGCTGCCGCGTTCGTCACCGCCCTCTACGTCGGGAGGCTTGTCGGCTACGTGTTTTTCGGCGAGAACCGCACCCCCCATGGGGTGCACGAAAGCCCGCCCGTCATGCTCGTCCCCCTGTACGTCCTCACCGCCTTCGCCCTCGGGTATGGGTTTTTGGAAACTCCCTGGGCACCGCTTCTCAGCCGTTTCTTTGCGTCAGACGGGACAGTTTCCGAAATCCACCCTCCCGTCTTTGGTCTGGACGTCCTCTTGGGGGTGAGCGTCGGACTTCTCGGGCTCCTCGTGGGCGGCTACGCCGTCCTTCAGGGGACGCGCCTTGCCCCGTGGGGCCGGTTCACCCGCCCCGTATTCCAAGTGCTCGCCCGCCGGTACTACATCGACGATTTCTACCACATCGTCTTCGTCCAGGGGGCGGTCGCCCTCGGTCGCGCCGCGCAGGCGATCCAAACCTTCGTCGTAGAAGGGACCGTCGCCCTCGTGGTCCTCGGAACGGAGGCCCTTGCGCGCCTCGGGAGCGCCGTGCAGAACGGACGCGTGCAGACGTACGGCGCCGTGGCCACCCTGGGCATCGCCCTTCTCCTCTTCTTGGCGCTGTGGAAAGGAGGGCTCTGGTGA
- a CDS encoding NADH-quinone oxidoreductase subunit C gives MAEHTALPDAQSFLDRVVALLRERFGESAVSEPHVNEKSRNLPTLTVAREVWHDAALLLRDHPETDFSFLNNLHGTDMGSYFDVFYVLQSFRHPHLLAVHVRAERDNPRVPSVVDVWPAADWAERETYDLLGIVFEGHPDLRRILLPEDWVGHPLRKDYVPYDEGV, from the coding sequence GTGGCTGAGCACACCGCTTTGCCCGATGCCCAATCCTTCCTCGACCGAGTGGTGGCCCTCCTGCGCGAGCGCTTCGGCGAGTCGGCCGTTTCGGAACCGCACGTAAATGAGAAGAGCCGCAACCTCCCGACGCTGACCGTCGCGCGGGAGGTGTGGCACGATGCGGCCCTCCTCCTCCGCGACCACCCGGAAACGGACTTTTCGTTTTTGAACAACCTCCACGGAACGGACATGGGGAGCTATTTTGACGTCTTCTACGTCTTGCAGTCTTTTCGCCATCCGCACCTCCTCGCCGTTCACGTTCGCGCGGAGCGCGACAACCCGCGCGTGCCTTCTGTGGTGGACGTTTGGCCGGCGGCGGATTGGGCGGAACGGGAGACGTACGACCTCTTGGGGATCGTCTTCGAAGGCCATCCGGATCTTCGGCGGATCCTCCTCCCCGAGGATTGGGTGGGGCATCCGTTGCGCAAGGATTACGTGCCGTACGACGAGGGGGTGTAG
- the nuoK gene encoding NADH-quinone oxidoreductase subunit NuoK, whose protein sequence is MSASLLQYLLLGAMLVALGLYGAFTRRHAVLVLLSLEVMLGGVVLNFLAFSHYPLVSPGAMANPGVLQLLALFTIVIAAAELALGLAVTISLARLTGTSWADEYDSLKH, encoded by the coding sequence ATGAGCGCGTCGCTTCTCCAATACCTCCTCCTCGGGGCGATGCTCGTCGCCTTGGGGCTTTACGGCGCGTTTACGCGGCGCCATGCGGTGCTTGTGCTTTTGTCCTTAGAGGTGATGCTCGGCGGCGTCGTCCTCAACTTTCTCGCCTTTTCCCACTACCCCCTCGTTTCCCCGGGGGCGATGGCGAATCCCGGCGTCCTTCAACTTCTGGCCCTGTTTACGATCGTAATTGCGGCGGCGGAGCTCGCCTTAGGGCTTGCGGTGACGATTTCCCTCGCACGCCTTACGGGAACCTCTTGGGCCGACGAGTACGATTCCCTCAAACACTGA
- the nuoH gene encoding NADH-quinone oxidoreductase subunit NuoH — protein sequence MPGVLAGPPNVTTFLWLTVAALVLLSLILLYATYAIYVHRKLLGFMQSRLGPNRVGPYGLLQTIADAVKLLAKESIIPAQVDRPLYHLAPVIAFAPAFLVFLVLPWSSTLRFSDFAVGLLLYIAVSSLTTVGVLMGGWSSNNKWSLIGAMRSVAQMLAYEIPLIVSALGVVVLAGSLNLTDIVEAQRKVWFVFPQIVGFLVFAVAAVAELNRSPFDLSEAESELIGGYLTEYGGMRFALFMLGEYVYLLAMGALATALYFGGWYPLPIGGTLPGLDAVPGWIWFLLKALLLSFVPFWFHATFPRMRIDQLMVFSWKVLLPVSLLNLFATIVYRAFAA from the coding sequence ATGCCGGGAGTGCTCGCGGGGCCCCCGAACGTTACGACCTTTCTCTGGCTCACCGTCGCCGCCCTTGTCCTCCTCTCGCTCATCCTCCTGTACGCTACGTACGCGATCTACGTGCACCGTAAGCTCCTCGGGTTCATGCAGAGCCGCTTGGGTCCGAACCGCGTGGGGCCGTACGGCCTTCTCCAGACGATTGCCGACGCCGTAAAGCTCCTCGCGAAAGAGAGCATCATCCCCGCGCAGGTGGACCGCCCCCTGTACCACCTCGCCCCCGTGATCGCCTTTGCACCGGCGTTTCTCGTCTTCCTCGTGTTGCCTTGGTCTTCCACGCTCCGCTTTTCCGACTTTGCTGTGGGGCTCCTCTTGTACATCGCCGTATCGTCCCTCACTACGGTGGGCGTGCTCATGGGCGGCTGGTCTTCGAACAACAAGTGGTCGCTCATCGGGGCCATGCGCTCGGTTGCCCAAATGCTCGCCTACGAGATCCCCCTCATCGTTTCCGCCTTAGGCGTCGTCGTGCTCGCGGGGAGCCTCAACCTCACGGACATCGTAGAGGCCCAGCGGAAGGTCTGGTTTGTGTTTCCCCAAATCGTCGGATTTCTCGTGTTTGCCGTCGCCGCGGTGGCCGAGCTCAACCGATCGCCCTTCGACCTTTCTGAAGCGGAGTCCGAGCTCATCGGCGGATACCTCACGGAGTACGGCGGCATGCGTTTCGCCCTCTTCATGCTCGGAGAATACGTATACCTCTTGGCCATGGGAGCGCTCGCAACGGCCCTGTACTTCGGTGGTTGGTATCCGCTTCCCATCGGGGGCACGCTTCCGGGGCTAGACGCGGTGCCTGGGTGGATCTGGTTCCTCCTCAAGGCGCTCCTCCTTTCCTTCGTGCCCTTTTGGTTTCACGCGACGTTTCCCCGCATGCGCATCGACCAGCTCATGGTCTTTTCTTGGAAGGTTCTCCTCCCCGTTTCCCTCCTCAACCTCTTCGCGACGATCGTATACCGAGCTTTCGCAGCATGA
- a CDS encoding NuoI/complex I 23 kDa subunit family protein, which produces MKVPGVLKGLGVTLRELFEPKVTHLYPDEPYEFPNRLRGSHVLYVDKCIVCNQCANVCPTGAITLGGKPNPDPTKKGKVLDFYEINYEICIFCDLCTEVCPTDAITMAATVEHAAYRRDDLHKDIVWLAENPHNLAHVRKETSRR; this is translated from the coding sequence GTGAAGGTCCCCGGCGTTCTCAAGGGGCTCGGGGTCACTCTGCGGGAGCTTTTCGAACCCAAGGTAACCCACCTCTACCCCGACGAACCGTACGAGTTTCCCAACCGCCTACGCGGAAGCCACGTCCTCTACGTGGACAAGTGCATCGTCTGCAACCAGTGCGCCAACGTCTGCCCTACGGGTGCGATTACCTTGGGGGGAAAGCCCAACCCCGACCCGACGAAGAAGGGCAAGGTTTTGGATTTCTACGAGATCAACTACGAGATCTGCATCTTCTGCGATCTGTGTACGGAAGTTTGTCCGACGGACGCGATCACGATGGCCGCTACCGTCGAGCATGCGGCGTACCGACGGGACGACCTGCACAAGGACATCGTCTGGCTCGCGGAAAATCCGCATAACCTCGCCCACGTGCGGAAGGAGACGAGCCGCCGGTGA
- a CDS encoding NADH-quinone oxidoreductase subunit J family protein, with protein MWSYAFFLLFALLTLGSAFLLLSLRKTLHAVFAAMGAFLGLAALYFLLGAEFVAAVQILVYAGAVTILAAFGVMLSRHREEGRTTTGEILGLVSALSFFLLVAAFLWKARFPLLGAPGEGFVRLHDIGELAFDPAYGLAVVLGGLLLALALIGAVLVAREDEP; from the coding sequence ATGTGGAGCTATGCGTTTTTCCTCCTCTTCGCGTTACTCACCTTAGGCAGCGCGTTTCTGCTCCTCTCCCTGCGGAAGACCCTTCACGCGGTGTTTGCCGCCATGGGGGCCTTCCTCGGATTGGCCGCCCTCTACTTCCTTCTTGGGGCGGAGTTCGTCGCCGCGGTTCAAATCCTCGTGTACGCGGGTGCCGTAACGATCCTCGCCGCATTTGGCGTGATGCTCTCCCGCCATCGGGAGGAAGGGAGGACCACCACGGGGGAGATCCTCGGGCTCGTCTCCGCCCTGAGCTTTTTCCTCCTCGTGGCGGCGTTTCTCTGGAAGGCGCGTTTCCCCCTCCTTGGTGCGCCCGGAGAGGGGTTTGTCCGCCTGCACGACATCGGAGAACTCGCCTTTGATCCCGCCTACGGCCTCGCCGTTGTCCTCGGGGGGCTCCTTCTCGCTCTCGCCCTCATAGGGGCCGTCCTCGTCGCAAGGGAGGATGAACCATGA
- a CDS encoding NADH-quinone oxidoreductase subunit A, translated as MPANYLTSLLALLIFTVLAFGVPVVVILLNDLLAPRRVYEEKLAIYESGNVAQGDARVAFRVKYYLYGLLFVTFDIAVLLVTPALLVLSGRGWTAAGIVLGFFFFLVLGYAYAWRKGALEWK; from the coding sequence GTGCCGGCGAACTACCTCACATCGCTCCTCGCGCTCCTCATCTTCACCGTGTTGGCCTTTGGCGTTCCGGTGGTCGTCATCCTCCTCAACGACCTCCTCGCGCCGAGGCGTGTGTACGAAGAAAAGCTTGCCATTTATGAAAGCGGTAACGTGGCGCAAGGGGACGCCCGCGTCGCGTTCCGCGTAAAGTACTACCTCTACGGGCTTCTCTTCGTCACCTTCGACATCGCCGTCTTGCTCGTTACCCCCGCCCTCCTCGTTCTTTCCGGACGCGGGTGGACGGCCGCGGGAATCGTCCTGGGCTTTTTCTTCTTCCTCGTCCTCGGGTACGCCTACGCATGGCGAAAGGGGGCCTTGGAATGGAAGTAG
- a CDS encoding DUF1146 family protein, with protein sequence MDLRILGVFALVNIFAALVFVVAAFWAVDAVRWENFVKDPHSRRTRTLRALFALALAAVLSCFFAQYLLWSWDLRHLFGG encoded by the coding sequence GTGGACCTGCGGATCCTCGGCGTTTTTGCCCTCGTAAACATCTTCGCCGCCCTCGTCTTCGTCGTCGCCGCGTTCTGGGCGGTCGATGCCGTCCGTTGGGAGAACTTCGTAAAAGACCCCCACTCCCGCCGCACACGCACGCTCCGGGCGCTTTTCGCCTTGGCGCTTGCGGCGGTTTTGTCGTGTTTTTTTGCGCAGTACCTCCTTTGGTCTTGGGACCTGCGCCACCTCTTTGGCGGATGA
- a CDS encoding NADH-quinone oxidoreductase subunit N — MSDLFLLLAPLGTLLFGGIFLLLLLLVVPPERRLGFPYLASVFVLLSFAFLVGDVQRFLVGGTPLLPSTALFGRRALFLDGFSAFFQGIFLFGALFSLLLTPGRRAEVTGEYAELEGERSALLLLATFGAALMASSYDLLVLFVGMEILTVAAIVLVALRRRRTASQEAAFKYVVFSGIASGIFLYGLSFLVGVAGETDVPRLFQSFAEMPWDVYPLAVLGVVLVFAGLTFKISSVPLYLWAPDVYEGAPTSATAFLAVVSKAAGFALFLRLFYPLFIGLPGMWSGFSQLVAGLAAWIGVLTMFVANLVALRQTNLKRLLAYSSLAHSGYILVPFAASSPLALEQMLFYLLAYLFMNLGAFAVADVVSRERGDESLDALRGLYRRRPLLAAFMTLFVLSLAGIPLTAGFTGKLYLFLGAMWGGQRALAIAMAAASLIAYVYYFQILRMIFMREGESEAPVALPWPQAAVLVFTAIGTLLGGVWPESFFQALTWMFGA; from the coding sequence GTGAGCGACCTATTCCTGCTTCTCGCCCCCCTGGGGACGCTTCTTTTCGGCGGGATCTTCCTCCTCTTGCTCCTCCTCGTCGTCCCCCCCGAGCGACGGCTGGGTTTCCCCTATCTGGCCTCGGTGTTCGTCCTCCTCTCCTTCGCCTTTCTCGTAGGAGACGTGCAGAGGTTTCTCGTCGGGGGAACCCCCCTCCTCCCCTCCACCGCCCTTTTCGGGCGGCGGGCGCTGTTTTTGGACGGGTTTTCCGCGTTTTTCCAAGGGATTTTCCTCTTCGGCGCGCTCTTTTCCCTCCTCCTCACGCCCGGGCGTCGGGCGGAGGTGACTGGTGAATACGCCGAGCTCGAAGGAGAACGCTCGGCCCTCCTCCTTTTGGCGACCTTCGGCGCGGCGCTCATGGCGTCGTCCTACGACCTGCTCGTCCTCTTCGTGGGGATGGAGATCCTCACCGTAGCGGCGATCGTCCTCGTCGCCCTGCGGCGGAGGCGCACGGCCTCGCAGGAGGCGGCCTTTAAGTACGTCGTCTTTTCGGGGATCGCGAGCGGCATCTTCCTCTACGGGCTGTCGTTCCTCGTCGGCGTGGCTGGAGAGACGGACGTGCCGCGCCTGTTTCAGAGCTTTGCGGAAATGCCCTGGGACGTCTATCCCCTCGCCGTCCTCGGCGTCGTGCTCGTCTTTGCGGGGCTGACCTTCAAGATTTCCAGCGTTCCCCTCTACCTCTGGGCGCCAGACGTGTACGAGGGAGCGCCAACTTCGGCGACCGCCTTTCTCGCCGTCGTCTCTAAGGCGGCCGGATTTGCCCTTTTCCTCCGCCTGTTTTACCCCCTCTTCATCGGTCTCCCCGGAATGTGGAGCGGATTCTCCCAGCTCGTCGCCGGACTTGCGGCGTGGATTGGCGTCCTTACGATGTTCGTCGCCAACCTCGTGGCGCTTCGCCAGACGAACCTCAAGCGCCTTCTCGCGTACTCGAGCCTCGCCCACTCCGGGTACATCCTCGTCCCCTTCGCTGCCTCCAGTCCGCTCGCTCTGGAACAGATGCTCTTCTACCTTCTCGCCTACCTCTTCATGAATTTGGGCGCCTTTGCCGTGGCGGATGTCGTCTCGCGCGAACGCGGCGACGAGAGCCTCGACGCCCTCCGCGGCCTTTACCGCCGGCGCCCGCTCCTTGCGGCGTTTATGACCCTCTTCGTCCTCTCTTTGGCGGGGATTCCCCTGACTGCGGGTTTCACGGGAAAGCTCTACCTCTTCCTCGGCGCGATGTGGGGTGGGCAACGGGCGCTTGCCATCGCCATGGCGGCGGCGAGCCTCATCGCGTACGTGTACTACTTCCAGATTTTGCGTATGATCTTCATGCGCGAAGGAGAAAGTGAGGCACCCGTCGCCCTTCCGTGGCCACAGGCCGCCGTCCTCGTCTTCACGGCGATCGGTACGCTTCTCGGCGGAGTGTGGCCGGAGTCGTTCTTTCAAGCGCTCACGTGGATGTTCGGTGCTTAG
- the atpD gene encoding F0F1 ATP synthase subunit beta — METKKGKVLQVMGPVVDVVFDDGHLPAIYNALRIDYEPDREGRIPVHLTLEVAQHLGDNVVRTIAMSSTDGVFRGMEVVDTGGPITVPVGPEVLGRLFNVLGETIDHKGPVEARERRPIHQPPPPFEELSTKDEILVTGIKVIDLLTPYPKGGKIGLFGGAGVGKTVLIQELINNIAMKHGGLSMFAGVGERTREGNDLYHEMIEAGVIDKTAMVFGQMNEPPGARFRVALTALTMAEYFRDVEGRDVLLFIDNIFRFVQAGAEVSALLGRMPSAVGYQPTLATEMGQLQERIVSTVRGSITSIQAIYVPADDYTDPAPATTFAHLDATTNLERRIAEMGIYPAVDPLASTSRLLDPSIVGKEHYQVARGVQQILQRYRELQDIIAILGMEELSEEDKIVVHRARRIERFLSQPFHVAEQFTGTPGKFVPLEETIRGFREILEGKHDDLPEQAFYMVGTIDEAVEKAKALV; from the coding sequence ATGGAGACGAAAAAGGGCAAGGTGCTTCAGGTCATGGGCCCGGTTGTCGACGTCGTCTTTGACGACGGCCACCTGCCGGCGATCTACAACGCCCTGCGCATCGACTACGAGCCCGACCGCGAAGGGCGCATTCCCGTGCACCTCACGTTGGAAGTCGCACAGCACCTCGGGGACAACGTCGTGCGTACGATCGCCATGTCCTCCACGGACGGCGTCTTTCGGGGAATGGAAGTCGTAGACACGGGCGGGCCGATTACCGTCCCCGTAGGTCCGGAGGTTCTCGGCCGCCTCTTCAACGTGCTGGGGGAGACGATCGACCACAAGGGTCCCGTGGAGGCGCGCGAGCGGCGGCCTATCCACCAACCCCCGCCCCCCTTTGAGGAGCTCTCCACGAAAGACGAGATCCTCGTGACGGGGATCAAGGTGATCGACCTCCTTACGCCCTACCCCAAGGGCGGGAAGATCGGCCTCTTCGGCGGTGCGGGCGTGGGCAAGACCGTGCTCATCCAAGAGCTCATCAACAACATCGCGATGAAGCACGGCGGGTTGTCCATGTTCGCGGGCGTAGGCGAGCGGACGCGTGAGGGAAACGACCTCTACCACGAGATGATCGAAGCGGGCGTCATCGACAAGACGGCAATGGTATTCGGACAGATGAACGAACCTCCGGGAGCGCGGTTCCGCGTGGCCCTCACTGCCCTCACGATGGCCGAGTACTTCCGTGACGTCGAAGGCCGTGACGTCCTTCTCTTCATCGACAACATCTTCCGTTTCGTGCAGGCCGGGGCCGAGGTATCCGCCCTTCTGGGCCGCATGCCGTCGGCCGTAGGGTACCAGCCGACGCTCGCGACGGAAATGGGCCAACTTCAAGAACGCATCGTATCCACGGTTCGCGGGTCCATCACGTCGATCCAGGCGATTTACGTCCCGGCCGACGACTACACGGACCCCGCTCCGGCGACGACCTTCGCCCACCTCGACGCCACGACGAATCTCGAACGGCGCATTGCGGAGATGGGGATCTATCCGGCCGTGGATCCGCTTGCCTCTACCTCGCGCCTCCTCGATCCGAGCATCGTCGGCAAGGAGCACTACCAAGTAGCCCGGGGCGTACAGCAGATCCTCCAGCGCTACCGCGAACTCCAAGACATCATCGCCATCCTGGGGATGGAGGAGCTTTCGGAGGAGGACAAGATCGTCGTCCACCGGGCGCGGCGCATCGAGCGTTTCCTTTCCCAACCGTTCCACGTGGCCGAGCAGTTTACGGGCACGCCCGGAAAGTTCGTGCCCCTGGAGGAGACGATCCGCGGTTTCCGCGAAATCCTCGAGGGGAAGCACGACGACCTTCCGGAGCAGGCCTTCTACATGGTGGGTACGATCGACGAGGCCGTGGAGAAGGCCAAGGCCCTCGTATAA
- the atpC gene encoding ATP synthase F1 subunit epsilon, with protein sequence MYPTRTFHLDIVTPDRKVFSGEVVFLSTRTVEGGLGIAANHLPLVATLDIHAAALHFPDGSRKLVSVCGGILEVRRDRVTILAEAAELPEEIDLDRALRAKLEAEKALQKARDVEYTRAELALRRALVRLQVGSSAEGD encoded by the coding sequence GTGTATCCGACGCGCACGTTTCACCTGGACATCGTTACCCCCGACCGCAAGGTTTTTTCGGGGGAGGTCGTCTTCCTCTCCACGCGTACGGTCGAGGGTGGTCTCGGAATTGCGGCAAACCACCTTCCCCTCGTCGCCACGCTCGACATCCACGCGGCCGCCTTGCATTTTCCGGACGGATCGCGGAAACTCGTCTCGGTCTGTGGCGGCATCCTCGAGGTGCGGAGGGACCGCGTGACGATTCTCGCCGAGGCGGCAGAACTTCCGGAGGAGATCGATCTCGACCGTGCGCTGCGCGCCAAGCTCGAGGCGGAAAAGGCGCTCCAGAAGGCGCGGGATGTGGAATACACGCGCGCTGAGCTCGCCCTTCGGAGGGCGCTCGTACGGCTGCAGGTCGGATCGAGTGCAGAGGGCGACTGA
- a CDS encoding NuoB/complex I 20 kDa subunit family protein — protein MEVGRDFDLGLEGLPEADVEEVKRNVLFTSLDRLFSWARSNSLWPLTFGLACCAIEMMGTSAAHYDADRFGVFFRNSPRQADVMIVAGTVTKKMAPLLRRLYDQMAEPRWVIAMGSCATAGGPYINSYVVVKGVDQIVPVDVYIPGCPPSPVALIYGINRLQDKIRYEARRKGAEMLRG, from the coding sequence ATGGAAGTAGGGCGCGACTTCGACCTCGGACTCGAAGGGCTGCCGGAAGCGGACGTAGAGGAAGTGAAGCGCAACGTCCTCTTCACCTCCCTCGATCGCCTCTTCAGTTGGGCGCGCTCGAATTCGCTCTGGCCCCTCACGTTCGGACTCGCCTGCTGCGCGATCGAGATGATGGGAACCAGTGCCGCCCACTACGACGCCGACCGCTTTGGCGTCTTCTTCCGCAACTCCCCCCGGCAGGCAGATGTGATGATCGTCGCAGGGACCGTGACGAAGAAGATGGCCCCGCTCCTCCGCCGCCTCTACGACCAGATGGCCGAGCCGAGATGGGTGATCGCCATGGGGAGCTGTGCGACGGCGGGAGGGCCGTACATCAACTCTTACGTGGTAGTCAAAGGCGTCGACCAAATCGTTCCCGTAGACGTGTACATTCCCGGCTGCCCGCCCAGCCCTGTAGCCCTCATTTACGGAATTAACCGGCTTCAGGACAAAATCCGCTACGAGGCACGGCGAAAGGGGGCGGAGATGCTCCGTGGCTGA
- a CDS encoding NADH-quinone oxidoreductase subunit D: MLRTEEYVLNVGPQHPSTHGVFRIIVKLDGETVVDAEPVIGYLHRGTEKLAENLTYTQIIPYTDRMDYLSAMIGNYSLVYAVETLMGIEVPERAEYLRVIAMELNRIASHLVWFGTFLLDLGAITPFLYAFREREKIVNFLAELSGARLTYSYMRIGGVKWDIPDETWPARVKSFLENDLERTMQEFYDLVVGNEIVQARLKGVGRYDRETAIRYGLTGVNLRCTGVPYDVRRAKPYSIYDRFDFRIPVRSEGDLWARMNLRLEEIVESKRIVLQALEGLPEGPVMGKVPKLIRPPAGEVYVSVEMPRGEQGVYILSDGKSPHPYRIHFRRPSFHNLQILRELLIGENVANMIAILGGIDIVLGEVDA, encoded by the coding sequence GTGCTCCGAACAGAAGAATACGTGCTCAACGTGGGGCCGCAGCATCCGAGTACGCACGGCGTCTTTCGCATCATCGTGAAGCTCGACGGGGAAACCGTTGTGGACGCCGAACCGGTGATCGGCTACCTGCACCGGGGAACGGAGAAGCTCGCGGAAAACCTCACGTACACGCAGATCATCCCCTACACCGACCGTATGGACTACCTCTCGGCGATGATCGGGAACTACTCCCTCGTCTACGCCGTCGAGACGCTCATGGGGATCGAGGTTCCCGAACGGGCGGAGTACCTCCGCGTCATCGCAATGGAGCTCAACCGCATCGCGAGCCACCTCGTCTGGTTCGGCACCTTTCTCCTCGACCTCGGGGCGATCACGCCGTTCCTCTACGCCTTCCGCGAGCGAGAGAAGATCGTGAACTTCCTTGCCGAGTTGTCCGGTGCCCGCCTTACGTACAGCTACATGCGCATCGGCGGAGTAAAGTGGGATATCCCCGACGAGACATGGCCCGCGCGCGTAAAGTCCTTCCTCGAAAACGATTTGGAACGCACGATGCAGGAATTTTACGACCTCGTTGTCGGCAACGAAATCGTCCAGGCACGACTCAAAGGGGTGGGCCGCTACGACCGGGAAACGGCCATTCGCTACGGCCTTACGGGCGTAAACCTGCGGTGCACGGGCGTGCCGTACGACGTGCGTCGTGCGAAGCCCTATTCGATCTACGACCGCTTCGACTTCCGCATTCCCGTGCGGAGCGAGGGGGACCTTTGGGCGCGCATGAACCTCCGCCTCGAGGAGATCGTGGAGTCGAAGCGCATCGTCCTCCAGGCCCTCGAAGGACTTCCCGAGGGGCCGGTCATGGGCAAGGTTCCCAAGCTCATCCGTCCCCCCGCCGGTGAGGTGTACGTTTCTGTAGAAATGCCCCGCGGCGAGCAGGGGGTGTACATCCTCAGCGACGGAAAGTCCCCCCATCCTTACCGCATTCATTTCCGTCGTCCCTCGTTCCACAACCTCCAGATCCTGCGCGAACTTCTCATTGGCGAAAACGTCGCGAACATGATCGCCATCCTTGGCGGCATCGACATCGTCCTCGGGGAGGTGGATGCCTGA